A genomic window from Bacteroidota bacterium includes:
- a CDS encoding beta-lactamase family protein, with protein sequence MQNKSLFILLIISLYTLYGCHKGEVINANYYTCNFNFEDSSATNPENNTYQAVLDEMTSSGVVGVLMSVYHPQTGMWMGAGGKADLFNDVDMQPCNITRVGSTVKMFTATTVLKLMEEGKLNLDDKISDYLDGDVINKVPNAELATIRQLMQHSSGVYNYIQNLQFQTASINDFIREWQPEDLLDYAYGQEAYFAPDEDVRYSNTGYILLGMLIEKIEGKPFYEVFAEKIFDPLNLTMTTFAAKDHIPYGIVRGYIDMYSKLQVTESTYYSGWDYYTADGGLISNPYDMNIFFRALMQGEIISETTLNEMLDWKTPEHPDPAFFPIDYGLGIFRITTDQGIAYMHSGDAVGYYANMIYFPEDSTTVVYAVNSNYGKIDQFVSTKSAMEKIILATK encoded by the coding sequence ATGCAAAATAAAAGTTTATTTATTTTACTAATCATTTCATTATATACACTTTATGGATGCCATAAGGGAGAAGTAATAAATGCCAATTATTATACCTGTAATTTTAATTTTGAAGATAGCAGTGCAACAAATCCTGAAAATAATACCTATCAGGCAGTATTGGACGAAATGACATCCAGCGGTGTAGTTGGAGTTTTAATGTCGGTGTACCACCCGCAAACAGGCATGTGGATGGGAGCCGGTGGTAAAGCTGATTTGTTTAATGATGTCGATATGCAGCCTTGTAATATCACAAGAGTAGGTTCCACGGTAAAAATGTTTACTGCTACTACTGTATTGAAATTAATGGAAGAAGGAAAATTGAATTTGGATGATAAAATTTCTGATTATCTGGACGGAGATGTTATAAATAAAGTTCCAAATGCTGAGCTAGCAACCATTCGCCAACTTATGCAACACTCAAGCGGCGTTTACAACTACATTCAAAATTTACAATTCCAGACAGCTTCAATAAATGATTTTATCAGAGAATGGCAACCGGAAGATTTGCTAGATTATGCATATGGGCAAGAAGCATATTTTGCACCTGATGAAGATGTTCGATATTCAAATACCGGATATATTTTACTCGGTATGTTAATTGAAAAAATTGAAGGCAAACCGTTTTATGAAGTTTTTGCGGAGAAAATATTTGACCCGCTAAATTTAACCATGACCACTTTTGCAGCTAAGGACCATATCCCATATGGAATTGTAAGGGGTTATATTGATATGTATAGCAAATTGCAGGTAACAGAAAGCACCTATTACAGTGGATGGGATTACTATACAGCAGATGGTGGGTTAATTTCAAATCCATATGATATGAATATATTTTTCCGTGCCTTAATGCAGGGAGAAATAATTAGTGAGACTACATTAAATGAAATGCTTGACTGGAAAACGCCTGAACATCCGGATCCTGCTTTTTTTCCAATTGATTATGGTTTGGGAATTTTTAGAATAACAACCGATCAGGGTATTGCTTATATGCATAGTGGTGATGCTGTGGGATATTATGCGAATATGATTTATTTCCCTGAAGACAGCACTACAGTTGTATATGCTGTTAATAGCAATTATGGCAAAATTGACCAATTTGTTTCTACAAAATCTGCCATGGAGAAAATTATTCTGGCGACTAAGTAA
- a CDS encoding FAD-dependent oxidoreductase — protein sequence MTNNTTQILKDLGDGAITSGDQVPYWIGTMIQPIAFARLKEDIETDTVVVGGGIAGLTAAYCLATQGQKVTLIEDGFIGSGETGRTTGHLTCVLDARYVDLEKTYDIDTARLVAQSHNAAIEWVNNTININRIDCHFKRVDGYLFAHETDSNENLQDEYKATQRIGLITQMLNKIPGIYSEHVKWCIKFPNQAELHIMLYMKGLVDAFILLGGKIYTETRAEKVSKEGVVANGFNIKAKNIVVATNSPINDWVTMHTKQWPYRTYVIAAKIPKGKLPNVLLWDTGDQNSKWVSKPYHYVRTESLDDNYDVLIAGGEDHRTGQANDEDIPEPGRYDKLIQWTKKQFPDLGEIIYKWSGQVLEPIDGLAYIGKNPGDDNIYIITGQSGNGITYGTLGGLIITDLITGKDNPWAKIYSPSRITLKNTGKYLHEAGNMIAQYADWFTTENGKSANNLKPGEGAIFVSGAKHIAVYRDDENELHTCSGVCPHLAAILHWNADEKTFDCPMHGSRFTGKGNLINGPAIGDLKKISIEETKLN from the coding sequence ATGACAAATAACACTACTCAAATATTAAAAGATTTGGGAGATGGTGCAATTACTTCCGGTGATCAGGTTCCATATTGGATTGGCACGATGATTCAGCCAATTGCATTTGCGCGTTTGAAAGAAGATATTGAAACGGATACTGTTGTTGTTGGAGGTGGAATTGCAGGTCTTACCGCTGCATATTGTCTCGCCACTCAAGGGCAAAAAGTAACATTAATTGAAGACGGATTTATTGGTAGTGGTGAAACAGGAAGAACAACCGGACATCTTACTTGTGTCCTCGATGCAAGATATGTTGATTTGGAAAAAACTTATGATATTGATACAGCCAGATTAGTTGCTCAAAGCCATAATGCTGCTATTGAATGGGTAAATAATACCATTAACATAAATCGAATTGACTGCCATTTTAAACGAGTTGATGGGTATTTATTTGCACATGAAACAGACTCTAATGAAAATTTGCAGGATGAATATAAAGCTACTCAGCGTATTGGATTAATTACCCAAATGCTCAATAAAATTCCGGGAATTTATTCTGAACATGTGAAGTGGTGTATCAAGTTTCCCAATCAGGCAGAATTGCATATCATGTTATATATGAAAGGGCTGGTTGATGCATTTATTTTATTAGGCGGCAAAATATATACTGAAACAAGAGCCGAAAAGGTATCAAAGGAAGGTGTAGTTGCGAATGGATTTAATATTAAAGCAAAAAACATTGTTGTTGCAACCAATTCACCAATTAACGATTGGGTTACCATGCACACAAAACAATGGCCATATCGAACATACGTGATTGCAGCTAAAATCCCAAAAGGAAAATTGCCAAATGTTTTGTTGTGGGACACAGGTGATCAAAATTCTAAATGGGTTTCAAAGCCATATCATTATGTAAGAACAGAATCATTGGATGATAACTATGATGTATTAATTGCAGGTGGAGAAGATCACCGAACAGGGCAGGCAAATGACGAAGATATACCTGAACCCGGCAGATATGATAAATTGATTCAATGGACCAAAAAACAATTCCCTGATTTGGGAGAAATTATTTACAAGTGGAGTGGCCAGGTGCTCGAGCCAATTGATGGTTTAGCTTACATTGGAAAAAATCCGGGGGATGATAATATTTATATTATAACCGGTCAGTCAGGAAATGGTATCACATACGGCACCTTAGGCGGTTTAATTATAACAGATTTAATTACGGGAAAAGATAACCCTTGGGCTAAAATATACAGTCCCTCACGCATCACATTAAAAAATACCGGAAAATATTTGCACGAAGCCGGAAATATGATTGCACAATATGCCGATTGGTTTACAACCGAAAATGGAAAAAGTGCTAATAATTTAAAACCCGGTGAAGGGGCCATATTTGTTTCGGGTGCTAAACACATTGCTGTATATCGTGATGATGAAAATGAATTACATACCTGCTCAGGTGTTTGCCCCCATTTAGCTGCCATATTACATTGGAATGCTGATGAAAAAACATTTGACTGTCCGATGCATGGCTCGCGATTTACCGGAAAGGGTAATTTAATTAACGGTCCGGCTATCGGAGATTTAAAGAAAATAAGTATTGAGGAAACAAAATTGAATTAA
- a CDS encoding DUF4142 domain-containing protein, translated as MTTNIKTATCMVMLFTTGLFFASCSNGKKSDDVKDVAEEQNDEKFDSNQQEKDAQFVVNAAEMNIEEIQLGQLAQQKGSSSHVKELGKMMVEMHTKSQNDLATLANNKFVSIPTSPTDDAMKSYGKLNEKSGTDFDKAYADMMVDKHKDAIKTFEKASSDCEDMDIKNWATTSLPDLRAHLDYSLDCQEKCKMNK; from the coding sequence ATGACTACTAATATTAAAACTGCTACCTGCATGGTAATGTTATTTACCACAGGTTTATTTTTTGCATCATGCAGTAACGGAAAAAAATCTGATGATGTTAAAGATGTTGCTGAAGAGCAAAATGATGAAAAATTTGATTCCAATCAACAGGAAAAAGATGCTCAATTTGTTGTTAATGCAGCAGAAATGAACATTGAAGAAATTCAATTAGGACAGTTGGCGCAGCAAAAAGGCAGCAGCTCACATGTTAAAGAATTGGGTAAAATGATGGTTGAGATGCATACAAAATCACAAAATGATCTCGCAACATTAGCCAACAATAAATTTGTAAGTATACCAACTTCACCAACTGATGATGCGATGAAATCGTATGGTAAATTAAATGAAAAATCCGGAACTGATTTTGACAAAGCATATGCCGATATGATGGTCGATAAACATAAAGACGCTATTAAAACTTTCGAAAAGGCATCTTCAGATTGTGAAGATATGGATATAAAAAATTGGGCTACCACTTCATTGCCTGATTTGCGTGCACATTTAGACTATTCGCTCGATTGTCAGGAAAAGTGTAAAATGAATAAATAA